ATCCATCTATCTTTTAGAATTTGGGAATGGTGCTTTAAGGAAGCAAAGGATGGGACAGCAATTTGGCTGTTGAGAAATCATTGGATGGAAAAGAATATTGATTAATGTAaacttttagggtttttttttttcttgtcctCTTGGtgttgaataattaattatcatttctgttgaaatcattgttgtagatatatatatatataatatttagtcaATAACTAAAGGGggtcaaaataaaacttttgagtaattattaatttatttatttgtcaaatctttaaaaagaaacaGGGCAAAGAATGTTTCTTCACTCCCATAATTTTTAACTggttaaaagattttatttttcctgtGAATGGGGGTATCAGTTTAAGTTTTGCCTCGACAAAATCTTTTATTCAACTTTCATATCAATTTTGTAAAGTGTAAGTTATATCATTAGTATTTTTCGTTTcgatcatttaattaaaaaattacaattcgactattgaattattcgaaagatttcatttaattctctaaactaaccaaaagtttttatttaagttattgggtTGTCAAGTGCTTTTTCCTTAAAAGTTCTACCAACAAGCTCCACACGACAATTCAACGACTGGTGCGATCGACTAGTACCCATTGGTGAATAAAAGAACATACCTTATATCCAAGTCGATTTGACAATCAATGTTGAAGATCAAAGAAtaagttgtttgaattttggtttgcaAATTTGTGAcgtccaaaactgtttcatgaaaaaatacTAAACTGTAAAAGAGAAGGGAGAGAAGAGCTTTTAAATTGGTGCAGGTAGTGTGAATAGAGAAAGTCATATAGcatcgattttttattttatttcttaaggTATCTCTACTAGATCAAGCCCAGTAACAAATCATCCGCATTCTGTAGGCCCATTAAGGGGTAGATGCTGGCCACGAGTTTTAAAATTGTTCCCTACCTAGGACGAGGATCGAACCTTCGACCACTAGTTAAGGTAGGAGCATATAACATCGATTTCAAAAGctcaatgatttaaataaaaattttcaaatagttcGATGATCAAATTATAACTCTGTTTGgttaagtgatcaaaatgaattaaatcttttgttttcttcaagacacaatttccaaataaataaaatgataattcaattaaatccaacaAATAAATTCGATACATGGTGAGAGTTATTATATAAGAGTTCTAAAGTTGAatgccaaaataaaaaattatgactGATGAAAAAGTTCTCACCATGCTCCAAATGCATGCAGCTAAAAAACCTCTCAAAGAAGTGAAAATACCAACTTATTATTATGAGGAAAAAAAGAAGCATAAAAGGCCTTCAAGAGCAAAGATCATGGAAGGTTTGGGCACATGGAGGGATATGAAAACATGGATACCTAACTCATATGTTTAACCCTAAAATGTATGTATGATTCTGGTCTATAGCCAACAAATATAGCCATACAAGCTAAGAAAGATATTTGATAAAAgcacatataaaaaaaaacattttaaccTGGAAGCTTGGCTAGATTAAAACTAGATTTACTTTTTTAATGTGGAAAAGTTATTCCACACGGATCTATAGTGGGGGGTGGAAAAGTGACCCAAAAACAGCATGAAAACACAAGTTTTACCTTAAACAAGcaaaaatttccagaatttAGCACTTCTTTTCTAGACCCTTTTGATAAGTAGAGTTAAATAATGAACCCTCCTATTCATATATATCCCCCACCCACCCACCTTCGCTTAAAACATAGGCCCTTTTCCTTTCAGTTAAACCTGTAAAAAGGCATTCAATCTGGTTTCATAGTTGGAGCTGCTGCTTCTTCTGATGTTCTTAAGAGCTTTTATGTCGGATATGAAGCCTGTGAGCCATTTCTaatctctttttatttatttatttatttgtctttGGAGTTGTAAAGGGTAAAATGAGAATGATTGTGTGGTTTTGTTTTAGTTCGTGAGAAATAATCCACGTTGAAAGTGAGTAAAAAACCCTTGGTTCATCGCAATTGTCGTGTTGACGCAGAAGAGGGTGCTCACTCTCGGATTTTCACAAACCCATATTTAAAACTTCCCTAAACTCCCTATATATAACTAAGTTTTGACACCCCAAACCTTCCATTTTCTTAGCAAACGTTTTTCTATTCTCAAAATCCAATAATTCGATAACATAACTaggaaatttttacaaattttctttctatctCCATGAActgagaaaaaaaagggaaaaaagaaaaaaagttcccttgtttcttttcttccatcctcttttatctttttcttatttgaaatgaatttgtCTTGTTCTTCTACCTTAGTCTTATTACATTTTAAGCTTAGGGGGGTGTAATTCAGTAGttgtgtaattttttttctttcacattcAAAAGGAAAGGTTTGAAATTAACCATGTTGCAAGACATGATTCatccacaacaacaacaacaacagcaaCTTTCCATTGTAATTCTCTCATTTCTTCttgaatgtattttttttcctttgcattttattaatgttttagaaaatcataatatttcttttgtttgatGTGTATTCAAAATCATAACCAAGATTCTTTTCGTTAATGGCTAGGTTATCATTCTTACTATTACAAGGTTTACGTGAGTTTTGTCTAATACTTTCGTAGGATACATTTCAcagatgtatatatatatatatatatatcatcgttcctttgtttctttattattattattttgttcttttcatgTCATTTTAAGTTCAATCATTTTCAGGCCCtactttatttctatttttagcttCCATTAGTTCTTCTTTTGTGTGAAATATTACAAGTTTATATTTGACCAAATTAATACCACTGCGTTAGTTTTAGGCTTTCCTTCATTTCATCCATTATCCtttattaaacaaaattgaatcaaataagcaatcaaaaaataatttttaaccatttttttccagaaaaatggattaaaagtttatatatatatattgcctGACCCTAATTTAATTCCCCTTTTTGggtaatcataattttttttctcatttcaaaaGTGTCATTTTCTTAAGGGTAGCATCATCTTCCTAATCTAATCATGAATTTTTCCCCTCCCTTTTTGTCCCAACTTTTCTTTTGATCACTATGGAATAAGAAACTTTTCATGCTTCTTGTTTAAGCTTTTAAAATTGTGATtctctctcctttttctttttttcttccttacATTTGGTGAAAGACCCTAAAGACAACATTTCACATGGAAAAACATAAATATGGGTTTCTTGgtagtgtgtgtgtgtgtgggcTTTAAGTTGATACATGTCACGTGGAGCATAAATACACAAAATGAAACTATGTCCATTATAAAGTTATCTTCCTTATGAGATTGATCTTATATAGGTTCATAAGTCCATCAAGTTGATCTCTTTCAAGCATCCAAGGCTGTGTTTTTTCATTGATATCTAAACATGGTTCTTTCTTACAGGAGGATATACCAAGCCCCATCAGTGgtcccaatttttatttttcagacaATGATCTTTTCTCTGACGCCCTGCAAAACTCTGAGGTCACTGATGAAAACTCTTCCTATGGCAATAATCTTAACATACCACCAGACATTGAACAACTCAATAATGGCTACCAAAACAACAATCGGAATACAAATCCGACCACCGCCACCAGCGCCACAAGCACCAACAACACAGTCGCCACCCCAGCCgctaacaacaacaacaatctGTCTATAATCTTTGATTCACCAGACGATATGGGGAATGACATTTCGGCTTCTATAGACTTCTCTGAATCTCCATCTTTTTCAGTCCCTCCATTTCTGACACATCAAGACCATTTCAACCTGTCTTTAGTGCAGTCTCAAATGCAATTACCTGATGTTTCAGCTGAGGGGCTCTCACAGTACACTACCGACACTGTTGGACCTCTTTTGGGGCCTCCACTGCCATCTGTTTTCGACGACGATTGCTTGTCTTCGGTGCCTTCTTATGTGCCTTTAAACCCTTCATCTCCATCATGCTCCTTTCTTGGTCCTCCCATGACTAGTTTCATGCCTGCTGGGACTATTGCTGATAGTTCCGGGGTTTTCGCTGAGAGGATTCTTTTGAATTCTGAACTTCAACCACAAGACTTGGAATTTCAGGGTGATAATGCTGGAATCTTTTGCCCTGATACAGTCCAACGAGTTTTCAAACCAGGAGATTTGCAGGTAGGTACTTGTTTAACATTCATCATTCGATTTAGTACAATAAAGCAACTATAAATTATTCATTTGAATTCATTTGTAAACTTGCTTCGAAAAGGGCCTGAGCAGTGACAATCATCAACTGGTTGGAGTGGCAACAACCAGCTCTACTCCTTTAGCTTCAGAGATGTCTAGTTTGGAAGATTCAACTTTCAACAAAGTTGGTAAACTGTCTGTTGAACAAAGGAAAGAGAAGATCCATAGGTACATGAAGAAAAGGAATGAAAGGAACTTCAGCAAGAAAATTAAGGTCCCTATACACTCCCTCTCATATCAACATTTATACCATTTAAAGACTGAAGTACTAATGTTTTATAATCAAATGTGTGTAGTATGCATGCCGCAAGACATTAGCCGATAGCAGGCCTCGAGTGAGAGGAAGATTTGCAAAAAATGACGAATTTGGAGACACCCATAGGCAAGCTTGTAGCAATCCTGAAGAAGAATATGATGATGAAGTAAGggtcttctttcttttcttcataaaattccCAAGTTCTCTCTGTCTATATATGTACTGATAATGAACTTTTGCTTTGATTTAAGCAGGTGGTAGTGAAAGAAGAGGAAGACATGGTTGATTCCTCAGATATTTTTGCTCACATTAGTGGTGTCAACTCTTTCAAATGCAATTATCCTATCCAATCCtggatttaattagttttaaacaaTAAAGCTACTACAATTTTGCAGGGACCCCTGTTTCAAACTGGGTTTTCTCCAAGTttgatgttaaaaaaaaaaacaaaaacaaaatattaataataattggGTCCTATGGTATACAAATAATCAAGTCAGGGTTGCTATAGATAGTAAATAAAACTGTAATTTTTGtagatatgtatgtatatgatcATTCCCCTTGTATCAAGTTCAATTGTATGTGATCAGCACATTTTCACAATGATATTATGGCATTCCTTAATTGCCAAAgtcacttgttgaagaaattaattttatgttagatGTGAGTGTAAACAATAGTTTGCTTCAATTGCTTGGCTCATGTGTAGTATAAATTTAACTTCctcaaagtgaaaaaaaaattttggatgtTGCTAGGTGTTTGATGCCATTTTACctcatattttgtaattttgtagttaaatccatcttttttgtattattttggttgttgaatgaaaaatatatattttatgaatcgAGAAGTGAGTTggcaaaagaaaattttcaggttaaaatcaaatttaacgCTATtcacaattaattttattattaaaataatatattagtatatattttacaattaaaattaaataaaaatatttgtaccATATAATTTTGTATACGAATTGGCAGGAAAATTAGgcaaatatgattatttaaaaagaaaattagagaTTTGGGTcgaatttaagaaaatttaacaaCCTATGAATTTATTTCCAAGTTCTTCCCATGTGCCAATGGATTTTGGAGCTCGCGAATCTAACCAAGTCAACGCGTTATCACATAATGAGAATAGGAACAGCCGAAGATGAATAACGTCATCAATGATcccattaaatttaaatgtattgCATAAAGGCAAGAAACATTTAAAACGTTGATTCAGGTCCTCATGTATTGAGCCCCAAAACTGTAGGTTACTTTGTATCATCTGTATAATTGCTGATTTTATCTCACAATTGTTCACATTCATGGCTTGTCTGTTGATGCTACCTTGCACAACATCCAAATTCGGCATTGCGTAATCATGCAATGTGTGATTCTGCTCTGTCATTGGCTTTACAATCTGTGGAATTGGTTCTACTAGTGGTGGTAGTGGTATTTGCCCGGGCTAGTCCTCGTACAACGGGTTTTCATGTGGTGGATCAGCCACTAGTGGATCTTCTCTCAGAATAAGAGTTCTTCATGCTCGTCTTAACGTGTGTACTAGTTCAGGGTCAGACTCGATCAGATCGCTTCTGTTTCGAGTCATACACAGCAAATAAGAAACACAACtgagttaataaaattaaaataaatttcaaataaataaaacaaatatcgTATCTATGAATTTCAATTTTCCTACTTATCCTAATTAGCatataattattactaaatttgagtttaacaCAGAAAATTCCTTGACAACTACGCCAACAACTTGGTCGTGCCCCAGCATGCGTGTCCTTTGGCTTAAGAATCATGCAATGAAATATGTGATTAAGTGCGGTGTCTGCAAGTGtacaggtcaaattgtaatatagttcaTTATAACGAAATATTGgaagtactctgaggatcgtacccaaaggaggTTTGTTTAAACTAAATGATTAGCAATGAATAACACACTACCTAGGTCTACATAGATACTCATGTACTCATCATATTATGGCAAAATAATAAAGAGATGaactacaaaataaaaatacataaaatccAAATACCAAAATCTCAATTAATTCAAGTAGACAAAAAGGCGACTAACTTTCGTGTTCTTGATTAACTTAGATTCAGAGGTTTTACTAATTAACTAACAATTAACCTAATTAACACCTTTCAACCTATAACTAGATTATTCGATCGACTTTCCCATTGGATGTTGCGACATCTATGGCAGTCCACTAACTTCTTGGCCAAAATGTTTTCCTACACACTTAATCGACTTGTCAGTTCTTCCTTAGGCTGGATTGGCCTAAAAGGTTATAAAACAACACTAAAAGCTCAATTTTATTCAACTTAACTTCAAAACTAAGTAATTCTTAAAATGCACttaaaagatagaaaatcaCTTGAATACAAGCTCCATAAGTAGTGAAAAGAGCTTAAATTGCCAAAACGAATTGTGGCAGATCAACTCGACGAGCCCAATAATTCTGCAAGGGTGTTTTCATCTGCACAACCTCAATTAACTTGTAAACCAGTTTGTAACCGACCTAATTAGGTCAAAATAcatgaaaactatatatattagctcaaaaaaatagtttaaggaGTTCATTTTAGAGTAGTTTAGAGAttgttttaggtttttaataGTAGATTAGTTatactctatttttctttcaatttttgttcaagtactttttaattgttaatcaaatttcttttcaattttctttatacctttcttctattttattttcacttcgTTCCAATTGATAATCAATCATCAATTGTGGGTTAATGTGATCGCTCATCAAATTACAACTCTTGGATTCTCAAATTCCTAAGCAATTCTTATCCCCTCTCtcttattttacatttatttgaaTGTATGGTAATTAGGAAGGATTATCTGCATTTAGAATAGTCAGTAACTAAAACCCTAGGAAGGTAGATTGATCGAAGTGGGAGTGGTTAGCTTAGACTTATGGTTCACAAATTGATTATTGGATTAGGTTGAATATGCATAAATCCTAGAATTGACGAGTCTAGGAAGTAATTTAGGTAGATGAGATCGAAAGGGTATTCTACTCAGAACCAGTTCAGCCTAGCTCGGTTTAATTCATCAAGTTAAAAGATAAGTGGATTAAgctgattaattaatttagttataggCCAAAAGGTATTAACTAGGTTAGTTCTTAATTAATCAGTAAAAGTTCCTAAATCTAGGTTAATCACAACCATGGAAGTTAATCATCCTTCtgcttgtttaattttattgttaatttggaatttcattattttatgcaatttagcctTTATTTCCtcaaactattaattttaatgttaaccgtaataaaatgattatattggTAGCTATTTAGACCTAGTTTAGCACGTTAGAATTTCCTGCTAATTTAGTTTAGGCAAActtcccttgggtatgatcctcagaATCCTTCTAAAGTGTTTCACTGTAAttataaactatattacaatttgacttgtaCACTTGCAGACACCGCacttaatatcatatttaattgCATATTTCTAAGCCCCGATGCACACACACCAAGGCGCGATCACTCTCTAAGTAGAATAGGGGTGGGTGGCACACCCTATATAAATACACAAGTGTTGTTGCCCCTCTCTTGTAATGTGAAGGCTTGGGACCTTTCATGTATTGAGTTCAATTATATGAGCTTCttggacttttaacccaacattttataatttaatcaaacctaatattttatttctattctcaaaataaatactacttatttaattgatttaattaattcaattaactaaagtaattttctaattaaaaatttctcaacacaattctaatttcattaaagtcatgatgactttaccataaaagaatctataaggaaatatatttaatttccatattatatggattatttaattatttaattaattacaatataataataattcgaaaactttaaattaattctcaagtcatttctataCTCAATGAGAAAACGCATTAATTTGTGAATGCaactcatttctctaacttcatcatttttattcatttatgttGATTTGGTTCTAAatgcaatttatttttggtttcaaccAGTTAATGGAGGGACTGATtgaacatttgtaattaaggctcaaaaaatttataattaagttccagctttttgcctattaattataagcttatttagtcacgaagtcattccactataatatCATGACTGAActctccctaattacatatcaTTGCAAAAGCTACTCAATAAATGCTTATCCAATGACATTGTCATCAGTGTGTTAtccttataggatatccttaatctctttaggataaatttgttcctccaatatgatcttattttatctcatggtaaccattacatattccttcatgaaaagtcaattgatatttaatagtaaataagtcatttatcacaaagacaaatgacatgtgaccacgtttactttttatctatcatgtaatgctgaagagaggatatcatttacacGTTAGTTGGGtaatgaattccactatttatgaatgatgctacatactgtagaagtcgtatacccaacgcaccaactttttgttccttatctatttgaacttaggtttttacttacatcaaagtatacgagtcacgcatatatagtccatcatccactcaggattaaggtatgacATGCTATGAACTTCATAAGTAGACCTATTCATGGGCCAGACTATCCGCCCAAGCCCGAAGCTCACCCAAAatttgggagggtttgggtaaaaatattagtctcgaaaaatgggtttgggtaaaaaattaggctcatttaaaatatgggttgggctcgggcttgaacattcaaggcccgAGACCGACCATGCCTGacttatttttaagtttataatactttatattatgttatttttatataggaTATatctcaaaactatacatgaactacgatttaatgtgcaaatgtatacatgaactttggttttgtgtaattttatacatgaaattttaatttgatctaattcttgtaaattattaacacaatttttatataacatcattttatgtttaatattgcataaataaataattatatttatccaatataaaaataaattgatgtatttatttctttaaatatgtaggattaaaacaaaattaaagtttcaagtatatatttgaaccacaattagagtttcacgtgtataattgcaccaaattaatcaaaattcatgtataattttgagatttatctctttatatattatgtaatttataacacattaaaaataaacctatactaaatatataatactactctaatgtaaacattaaaataatgttaagacgactatataaaaatttcaataaataaaaaatatataaaagtatttaaattaaaataatataaatattttttaaaaaataaaattaatatggacGAGAAtaaaatgggcttgggcaagcgtaaagtatattaatataatgcTTAGGCCCGACCGGAACCTTAcctagcccaacccatgatgtaacaccccaaactcggcctagacgatATAGCCGAATCCAGGAGTGTTACAATGAAGGGTTTTGAAAACAGTGTTGCTTCGATAAAACCAATATTCGTTTATATAACTATTACTAAAAGCGTTATTTAATTAACTCATTTGCCAAAACATAGTTTACAGCAGAAGTCTTAGAACCCGTTATATTTTGGAAATCTAGTTCGTATTTTCAGAAAAACTT
This genomic window from Gossypium raimondii isolate GPD5lz chromosome 10, ASM2569854v1, whole genome shotgun sequence contains:
- the LOC105778564 gene encoding uncharacterized protein LOC105778564 isoform X3, which codes for MFLRAFMSDMKPEDIPSPISGPNFYFSDNDLFSDALQNSEVTDENSSYGNNLNIPPDIEQLNNGYQNNNRNTNPTTATSATSTNNTVATPAANNNNNLSIIFDSPDDMGNDISASIDFSESPSFSVPPFLTHQDHFNLSLVQSQMQLPDVSAEGLSQYTTDTVGPLLGPPLPSVFDDDCLSSVPSYVPLNPSSPSCSFLGPPMTSFMPAGTIADSSGVFAERILLNSELQPQDLEFQGDNAGIFCPDTVQRVFKPGDLQGLSSDNHQLVGVATTSSTPLASEMSSLEDSTFNKVGKLSVEQRKEKIHRYMKKRNERNFSKKIKYACRKTLADSRPRVRGRFAKNDEFGDTHRQACSNPEEEYDDEQVVVKEEEDMVDSSDIFAHISGVNSFKCNYPIQSWI
- the LOC105778564 gene encoding uncharacterized protein LOC105778564 isoform X1, with translation MLQDMIHPQQQQQQQLSIEDIPSPISGPNFYFSDNDLFSDALQNSEVTDENSSYGNNLNIPPDIEQLNNGYQNNNRNTNPTTATSATSTNNTVATPAANNNNNLSIIFDSPDDMGNDISASIDFSESPSFSVPPFLTHQDHFNLSLVQSQMQLPDVSAEGLSQYTTDTVGPLLGPPLPSVFDDDCLSSVPSYVPLNPSSPSCSFLGPPMTSFMPAGTIADSSGVFAERILLNSELQPQDLEFQGDNAGIFCPDTVQRVFKPGDLQGLSSDNHQLVGVATTSSTPLASEMSSLEDSTFNKVGKLSVEQRKEKIHRYMKKRNERNFSKKIKYACRKTLADSRPRVRGRFAKNDEFGDTHRQACSNPEEEYDDEQVVVKEEEDMVDSSDIFAHISGVNSFKCNYPIQSWI
- the LOC105778564 gene encoding uncharacterized protein LOC105778564 isoform X2; the encoded protein is MLQDMIHPQQQQQQQLSIEDIPSPISGPNFYFSDNDLFSDALQNSEVTDENSSYGNNLNIPPDIEQLNNGYQNNNRNTNPTTATSATSTNNTVATPAANNNNNLSIIFDSPDDMGNDISASIDFSESPSFSVPPFLTHQDHFNLSLVQSQMQLPDVSAEGLSQYTTDTVGPLLGPPLPSVFDDDCLSSVPSYVPLNPSSPSCSFLGPPMTSFMPAGTIADSSGVFAERILLNSELQPQDLEFQGDNAGIFCPDTVQRVFKPGDLQGLSSDNHQLVGVATTSSTPLASEMSSLEDSTFNKVGKLSVEQRKEKIHRYMKKRNERNFSKKIKYACRKTLADSRPRVRGRFAKNDEFGDTHRQACSNPEEEYDDEVVVKEEEDMVDSSDIFAHISGVNSFKCNYPIQSWI